In Streptomyces camelliae, the sequence CCGACCTGCTGGCCGTCGTGGAACGCCCAGGACACGTTCCAGTCGGTGAGGGGCCGGTCGGTGGTGACGGTGACCATGGCCTGGAAGCCGCCGGGCCACTGGTTGACGAGGTCGTAGACGACCCGGCAGGCGGTGGCGGAGGTACTGCCGTCGCCGGGCTGGGGTGCGGCCGTGGAGGTGCTGCCCTGCGGTTCGGGATCGGGCTTCGTGCCGCCGGGGCCGGCCGTCGTACCGGTCGCCGAGGGCGTCGCGGACGGGGTGCCGGCGGTGGTGGCCGACGGGGAGCCCGGCCGGCCGGCGGAGCGGGCGACGCTGGGGTCGGCGACCGGCTGCCGGTCGTCGCGGGCGGCCGCCGCGTCGTCGCCGGAGCCGCCGAACGGCATCATCGACACGCCGAGCGCCAGCGCGGAGAGCAGCACGGCAGCGGCCAGCAGGCCGCCACGGAGCATCCGGCTGCGTCCGCCGCCTTCCTCGGGGTCGCCGCTGTCCGGGTCGGCGCCGGGCCGGCCCGCGCCGAGGCGGACCTCCGCGGCCCGCCGGCGGCGCTCCAGGTAGGCGAGGCCGCCCCAGCCGATCACCCCGCCGGCCAGCGCGGCGGGCAGTCCGCCGCCGTGCAGGCGCAGGCAGGCGGCGGCCTCGGCGCAGCGCACACAGGTGGCGAGATGCCGGGAGAGGTCCTCGGGGGTGTCGGCGGCCGGCGAGCGGGTGACGGCGTCCAGCAGGCGGGCGTAGGAGCGGCACTGCGCGTCCATCGGGGTGTCGAGATGGGCGCGGTGGCAGCGGTCCCGGAACAGGGTGCGGACCTGGTCGAGTTCGTCGCCGACGGTGGCCGGGTCCAGGCCCAGCCGGCGGGCCACCACGGGCAGCGGCAGCGCCTCCACCTCGGCCAGCCACAGCAGCGAGGCGTCGGCCTCCTGCATGTCCCTGAGGCCGCGCAGCGCGATCGGGCGCTCCAGCGGCGGGCCCGAGAACCGGGCCGCCTTGCCGGAGTTGAGCCACAGCCGCAGATCGGGGTCGAGCTTGTGCCCCCGGCCGTCGGCCTCCCAGCCGGCGGCCGTGTCGCGTACGGCGGTGAGCAGCGCCGGGATGGCCGGCAGCCGTGCGGTACGCCGGCGGGCGCCGCGCACATGGGTGCTCTCGGCGGCACGGACCTCGCGCACGCCGAGGGTGAAGGCCTCGTTCGCCAGTTGATGGGCCGTCAGGGATCCGGCGGTGCACAGGTCCGCGTAACTGAGCACCGCGTCCCAGCCCTCCGAGAACAGCGCGGCCTCGGTGGGGTCCTGGGGGGTCGGCAGGTCGGGCATGGGACTCCTGCATCCACGAGCGAGGTCAACTCTCCATACGGGAAAGGGAGTTACCGGGAACCTCGCGGCAGGGCACCGAGCTTTTCACGACCTTGACACAACTGACAAGCGGCCTGTTCACATCCGGTGACGCAAGGTGGCGGGACGGATGCGTGTCGCGACGAACCCCCGACTCCGTCCTCCGATACGGACGCCGGCGCCGTTTCGCTCACCGTCCCGCCGACCGAATGCGTCACACGGGTCACACCTCGGCGGGCGCCTGTTCCTGTTCCGGTTCGGCGGCGGGCAGGCTGTCCATGAAGGAGCTGACCGAGAAGACCGCGCGGCCGGGTCCGGGCGGGCCGTAGCCGGGCGGGGAGGACAGGCCGAAGTCGTCCATCGTCTGCCGGTAGGCCTGGAGCAGCCGGATGTGGTACTCCAGCGGCGCGCCCTGCGGATTGGCCTTGCCGAGCGGGGTGGTGGGCTCCGGGCACCAGGTGGTGAAGCGGGGCGTGATGCCGTGTGACATGAAGAAGCGCAGGCCCTCGGTGGTCGACGCGATCGCCTCGTCGACGGTGGTGAAGCCGAAGGGCTCGGCCATCTCCACGCCCGCCACGAAGTTCGGGATCACATTGCGCGCGCCGAACACCTCGGCCGAGTCCAGGATCCGCCGGTGCCATTCGTCGCGGCCGACGTAGCGCTCCTTGCCGGGGCAGTACAGCTCGAACAGCCGGCGGTCCCACACCTCGAAGTTGGGGTGGTAGATCTGCACGCCGTAGTCCTTGAACCGCTGCACGTCCGCCCTGGGCAGCGCCTGCGCCACGACCTTGCCGATCCAGCGGCCCGGGAAGCGCTCCTCGATGGCCTTGGCGTAGTGGCCGTAGAAGTCTGCCTCGTCGCGTCCGGCGACCGTCTTCGTGATCGCGCCGCCGGTCAGCGTGTAGGCGGTGGAGGCCTTCTGGGTGTCGTACCGGTCGATGATCTCCAGCGCCTCCAGGACCTCCTCCACGTCCTTGACACCGGTGTACGGCCGCCCGGCCGCCTTGTGCTGGCGCCAGTTGTGGTTGATGTCGCAGTACTGGCACTCCTCCTTGGCGCCGAAGTACTGGCAGACCCGGAAGACGGTGAGGTAGATCAGATAGCCCCACTGGATGGTCGGGGCCACCTCCATCACGGACTTCCCGTTGGAGAGGGTGTGCCGGTAGTACTCCGGCATGGGCGGCACCCCGACGTCCGCGATCCGCTTGCCGTCGAGGTAGAGCCCGAGCACCCCTTCGTCGTCGGCGGCGACCCGGTACGGCGAGGCCGGGTTCACCCGCACGGAGACGACCGTGCGGCGCAGGTCGTACGGGCCGCCGGTGAGGATGATCTCCTCCGGCGGGCGCCGCAGGGCCGCCTCACCGAGTTCGGGCAGGGTGCCGTGGTCGAACGAGAAGATGAAGTACGACTTCGGCTTGACCTCGCCGCTCTCGTTGTCGCTGAGCGCGGACGGGTCGAAGGCGACGCCGCCGCGGAGCAGGTCCTCCTTGAAGACGGCTTCCCGTGGCACGTGCGGGAAGCGCTCCATCAGATCCTCGACCAGCGCGGTACGACTGCCCATCCGTCTGTCTCCTCCCGGTTCAGGCATACGTGTCTCACCGTATGCCCCCGCCCGCGGCTCAGCCGTGCCGGGTCCCCGCACGGCGCGCGATGTGTTCCGGTACGGCGATGCCGGGCGGCAGTGCCGGGTCGGGCTCCGGGGTGCCCCAGACCGGGGTCAGCGGCAGCACGCCAGCCCACAGCCCGAGCGCCGCGTCAGGTCCGTCGCCGTCCTCCGGGGCACCGGTGCGGATCTTGACGGAGGCCTCCTCCAGGGAGAGCGCGAGGAGGGTGGTGGCCGCGAGTTCCTTGCGGCTGGGGCTGCGGGCGTACGACCACTGGCCGGGCGCGGAGTGCTCGGTGAGCAGGCGCAGGCCCGCCAGCTTCTCCTCGGCGTCGGTGACCTTGCGGGCGGTGCCGTGGATCATGGCGCTGCGGTAGTTGACGCCGTGCTCGAAGACGGACCGGGCGAGCACCAGCCCGTCGACGTGCGTGACGGTCACGCACACCGGGGTGTCCCCGGCCAGGCTGCGGCTGGCCACGGACCCGTGCAGATACAGCCACCGCTCGTCCCGCCCGTACACGGTCGGCACGACGACCGGCCGGCCCTCGACCACCACCCCCAGATGACAGACGAACCCTGCGTCGAGGACCGCCTCCAGCTCCGCCCGCTCCAGGCTGCCCTGCTCGCGCAGCCGGCGATGCCGGGTACGGTCGGTGACGGGCAGCCGGGCGGGAAGCGGTTCCTGAGTCATGGAGCAGAAGGTACCGATATCGCATCCAGCGAGCCAGCGATTATGCGGATACGTCAATCAGAGTCCGTTCTGACTACGAAATCCGCATCACGCCTCCCGGTCGGGCCGCGCCGGATGAGAGGGTCGGCGCACACGCACTCTCCGGGAGGGACGCACAGCATGACAGGCACGACCGAGACCGCCGGGACGGTCACCAACTGGGCGCGCACCATCACCTACCAGGCGCGGGAGTTCCACCGGCCGCGGACGGCGGACGCGCTCGCGGCGCTGGTGGCGGGCAGCGCGCGGATCCGGGTGCTGGGCAGCGGACACTCCTTCAACCGGATCGCCGACCCCGGCCCGGACGGAGTCCTGGTGTCGACCGTGGGCCTGCCACCGGAGACCGAGATCGACACGGCGGCCCGTACCGTCCGCGTGTCGGGCGGTGTCCGCTACGCCGAACTGGCCCACGCCGTCCACGCGCACGGTCTCGCCCTGCCCAACATGGCGTCCCTGCCGCACATCTCGGTGGCCGGCTCGGTGGCGACCGGCACCCATGGCTCGGGCGTCGCCAACGGACCGCTCGCCGCGGCCGTACGGGAGGTGGAGCTGATCGTCGCCGACGGCTCGACGGTGACCATCGGCCGGGACGACTCCCGCTTCGCCGGCGCCGTGACCTCGCTGGGCGCGCTGGGCGTCGTCACCGCGCTCACCCTCGACCTGGAGCCGGCGTACGAGGTGGAGCAGCGCGTCTTCACCGAACTCCCGCTGGAGGGGCTGGACTTCGCCGCTGTGGCCGCCGCCGGGTACAGCGTGAGCCTGTTCACCGACTGGCGCGAGCCCGGCTTCCGGCAGGTGTGGGTCAAGCGCCGCACCGACCAGCCGGCCGTCAGCTTCCCCTGGGCGGCTCCCGCGACCGAGCCGATGCACCCGGTGCCGGGCATGCCCGCGACCTACTGCACCGAACAGCTGGGGGTGCCGGGACCGTGGCACGAGCGGCTGCCGCACTTCCGGGCGGAGTTCACGCCGAGCAACGGGGAGGAAATCCAGTCGGAGTACCTGCTGCCGCGGTCGGCAGCGGTCGACGCGCTGGATGCAATCGACGGTATTCGGTCGCCAGTCGCCGGTGTATTGCAGACATGCGAGGTGCGTACGATCGCCGCCGACCCGCAGTGGCTCAGCCCGGCCCACGGGCGGGACTCGGTGGCGCTGCACTTCACGTGGGTGCGGGACGAGGCGGCCGTCCTGCCGGTGGTCCGCCGGCTGGAGGCGGTGCTGGCTCCGTTCGATCCGCGTCCGCACTGGGGGAAGGTCTACGAGATCCCGTCGACGGTCGTCCGTGGACTGTATGCACACCTCGCCGACTTCCGGGCCCTGGCCCGCTCCCTGGATCCGGCCGGAAAGTTCACCAACGCCTTCGTACAGGATCTCCTGGACGACTGAGGACGCACTCGCCCCGCCTCGGCCGAGGACGCACGCCCTCGCCTCACCGAGGCCCGGCGGCGTCCGCTCGCCCGGCGGCGCCGAGGAGGCGGAACAGGCTGATGCGCGGGGCGGCCCGTGCGGGGGGCGGACAGCCGGCCCGCGGCCTGCTCCTCGCTCGCGGCATGGCCGAGTCCGATGGTCGACGCGACCAGCCAGTCGACGGGGAGCCGGTCGTCGAACTCCCCGGACAGCCGACCGCGTCCGATCACCCGTCCGATCCTTCAGGGCCCGCGCGTCCCCTAGCCGAAGTGCTCACTCACGCACGCCGGAACATGCTCATCCGCAGTCAGCGGGCAACGGTTCCCGGCCCGGGCTGCCGGCCCGGATCCGGCGGACTTTCTCCAGCCCCTTTCCTAACCCCTTGTCGAAAGTCCCTCCCAGCCCATAACCTGACGCCCGCGCCGGTGCCGATGCCGCTCCGGCCTGGTCTGGACGGGATGGGAGGAGCCGCCGCGTGAAGCGCACATCGCGTGACATCCGCACCGCGAACCGCTACGAGGTGCTGCGCCAGATCATCGCCGAGTCTCCCACCTCCCGGCAGGAGCTGGCGGCCGCCACCGGTCTGAGCCTGGCCACGGTCGCCACGCTGGTCGGCGAGTTGCTGGACCTCCGCATGATCACCGAGGTCGGGTTCGAGGACTCGGCCGGCGGCCGGCCCCGGGGCCTGGTGGCCGTCAACGCGTCGGGGGGCGCGCTGATCGGCGTGGACATCGCGGAGACGTACGTCCATGTCGAGCTGTTCGACCTGGGGCTCAACGTGCTGGCCCGCGCCGACGAGGACATGCGGCCCGGCGAGAGCCGCCCGGAGCAGGTGGTCGGCCAGGTCGCCGCCGCTGTCGGCTCCGTGGTGGCGCAGGCCGGGGTCGAGGCGGCCCGGGTGCTCGGGGTCGGAGTGAGCGTGCCGGGCCAGGTGGACCGGGACAGCGGCGTCGCCGAGTACGCGCCCAACTGGGACTGGCACGACGTGCCGTTCCTCGATCTGCTCGCCGAACACATCGCGTACCCCCTCTACCTGGACAATCCGCTGCGCGCCTGCGCGGTGGCGGAGCTGTGGTTCGGGGCCGCGCGGGGCCGCGGGGACGCCGTGGTCGTCAATCTGGGCACGGGCGTCGGTGCCGGTCTGGCCCTCGGTGGCGGACTGCACCGGGGCGTGAGCAACAGCGCCGGCGAATGGGGCCACACCACACTCGTGCTGGACGGGCGGCTGTGCCACTGCGGCAACCACGGCTGCGTCGAGACGTACGTCGGCGCACCCGGCATCATGCAGAATCTGCGCGAACTGAGCCCGCGCTCCCCGCTGTTGCACCCCGAGGACCAGACGGCGACCATCGAGGCGCTGGCCGGCGCGCTCGCCTCGGGTGATCCGGTGGCGCTCAAGGTGGTCCGGGACACCGCCCGCTACCTCGGCGCCGGGATCTCCGATCTGATCAACCTGCTCAACCCCGAACTGGTCGTACTCAGCAGCTGGGTCGCCGCCCGGCTGGGCGAGCCGCTGCTCGACGAGGTCCGCCAGGCCGTCGCCCGGCACACGCTGCGCCGGCCGCTCGCGGCCACCGAGATCGTCCTCTCCCCGATCCCCACCGACCCGGTGTCCCTCGGCGCGGCCACGTTCGCGCTGGAAGGGGCGCTGCAGTCCGTCGGGCAGAGGCAGGGCGCCCACAAAGGCCCCGCCAAGGGCCCCGCCAAGGGCCCCACCAAGGTCGCGCCCAAAGGCACCACCCAGCGCACCACCACCCTCGCCAGGAGCCGTACCGCACCGCCTTCGTGACGACGGAAGGGATGCACGTGTCTCACCCCCGTAAGAGATCCCTGCTGCTCGCAGCCTCGGCCGCGCTGGCCGCCGGCGCTGCCCTCCTCACCTCCCCGCCCGCGAGCGCCACCACCGCCCCGGCCGCCGAGGTCTCCCCGCACGCCGCCCAGACCATCGACGACATCGGCGCGTCCGGCGCCTGGTGGGTCAACGACCTCCAGCACTTCGACCCGAAGGTGCAGGCGAAGGTCGCCCGACTCCTCTTCTCCGAGCAGGGGTTGGACCTCAGCTCGTACCGCTACAACATCGGTGGCGGCGGCACCGCGGTCACCACCCCGGCCCGCGCCGCCGAGGACTTCCTCAAGCCCGACGGCTCCTACGACTGGAGCAAGGACAAGGGCGGCCGGACGTTCCTGAAGTACGCCGCGCAGTACGGCGTGAAGGACCTGATCGGCTTCGTCAACAGCGCGCCCGCGCGGTGGACCACCAACGGCAAGAGCTGCGGCGGGCAGTTGAAGCCGGAGAACGAGACCGACTTCGCGAAGTACGTCGCGGACGTCACCGGCCACTTCGCGCGGCAGGGCGTACGGCTGGACTACATCAGCCCGTTCAACGAACCGGACAACAGCTTCGCCGACTGCGGCCAGGAGGGCATGCCGGTCCCGGTCGACCAGCGCGACGACATCGTGCGCGCACTCGGCGCCGAGCAGCGGGCCCGGCACCAGAAGACATCGATCATCGCGGACGAGTCCAGCAAGACCACACAGTTCACCAGCGAGGTCCCGCAGTGGATCGCCCAGCCGGGCACCGCGAGTTACGTCGCCAAGCTCGCGCATCACACGTACAACAACCCCGACGACGGCCAGCTCGGCAATGTGTACGAGACGTCGAAGTCGGTCGGCAAGACGTCCTGGGCCACCGAGATCTGCTGCTTCGGCAAGGGCACCACGGGCTGGAACCAGGAGTACGACCCCACGATCGACAACGCGCTGCTGATGTCGCGCATCATCTACAAGGACTTCGCGAGCTCCCACGACTCGGCGTTCCAGTGGTGGGTGGCGCTCGCGAGCGGCTACGGCACCAGCCCGACCGCGAAGAACGACCAGGGCTGGAACGACGGCCTGATCTACTACGACCCCGACTACGCGACGAACGGCAACCAGACGCTGTACTTCACCAAGCGGTACTACGCGCTGGGCCAGTACAGCAAGTTCGTCCGGCCGGGCTCGGTCGCGCACAACGTGACCGGGGCGCCGGCCGGCGTGGAGGTGTCGTCGTACGACCGGAACGGCCGGTGGGTGGTCGTGGTGAACAACCACAACACCTCCGACACACCCCTGAACCTGCACTTCAACAGCAAGACGCCGGTGCGGGCGACGCAGGCGGTGCGGACCTCGGCGGACGAGGACTGGGCGAAGGTCGCGAAACCCTCGGTCAGCGGCGGCACCGTGTCCACCACGCTCGCCGCCCGCTCGATCACGACGTACGTCTTCGACCAGACGGGGCACGGCAGTTCGGCGATCACCGGCGCCCTGGCCGGCAAGCAGTCCGGCAAGTGCCTGACCGCCGGCGCCTCGGGGGCCGCGATCGCCTCGTGCACGGGCGCGGCGGACCAGTCCTGGTCGTACGACGCGCAGGGCACTCTGAAGGGCGCGGGCGGCTATCTGACGGCCGGGAGTTCGGGCCTGACGGCGAGTGCCACGGCCACCGGTGACGGGACCCAGCGCTGGCTGCTGAACGGCAACGGGCAGATCGTGAACGAGGCGTCGGGCAAGTGCCTCGACGTCAGCGGGCAGGCGACGGCCGACGGCAGCGAGGTCATCCTCTACAGCTGCAACGGCGGCGCCAACGAGGCGTGGGCCAGGCAGTAGTCCCCGCTCCCCCGAGAGCCCCCGCAGCCCCGCTCCCCTGACCGAGGGCCGCCGGCCACACCCCTGACCCGGCGGCCCTCATCTCCCTTGCCCCGGCGCCCTGTTCGTGATTCCGAACCGAATACAACGCTTCGTACAGACTTCGTCCAACCCCTTGCCGAAGCCTTAGCCGAAGGTTAACGTCCCCGTCCGCACCCTCTCTTTCACGCCACTCGGCCATCCGGCCACCGGGCGCGGAACCAAGCCGCAGAGCCGTAGAGCCGTAAAGCCGCCAGAGCCGTTAGAGCCGCACTCCACAGACAAGGACGTCAGCATGTCGGCACAGAGCAACACCAGCTGGAACCGCCGTTCGATACTCCGGGCCGCCGCCGGTCTGGCCGTCGCCGCCCCGCTCGCCGCGTGCGGCAGCAACAACGGCCGCGGGGGCGGATCGGGTTCGGGCAAGCAGCTCGTCCAGTACTTCCACGCGTACGGCGAGGCCGGTGTGGAGCAGGCCGTCAAGCGGTACGCGAAGGCGTACACCAAGGCCAACGTGTCCACGCAGTGGATCACCGGCAGCAACTTCGAGAACAAGCTCTTTCCGGCCCTGCTCACGAAGCAGGCGCCCGACGTCTTCGAGTTCCACCCGCAGATCCAGCTCATCAAGAGCGGTCAGGTGGCCGACCTGACCGACATCATCGACCCGGTCAAGGACGACTTCAACCCGGCCGACATCAAGTCGCACACGGTCGACGGGAAGATATACGGCGTCCGCATGATCGACGACCCGCAGTTCTTCTTCTACCGCAAGTCGATGCTGGAGAAGGCGAACGTCGCCGTACCGACGACCCTCGACGAGCTGATCGAGGCCGCGGCCAAGCTCACCACCAGCAAGGTCAAGGGCCTCTTCCTCGGCAACGACCTGACCGCGATCCAGAACAACCTCATCTGGTCGGCCGGCGCCGACACCCTCGACGAGAAGAACCAGATCGCCTACCACACCGACGGCGTCATCGAGGGCCTCACCAAGCTCCGCAAGCTGTTCACCAGCGGCAATCTGCTGCTGGACGCGCCGGCCGACTTCTGGGACCCCTCCGCGCTCAACCAGGGCCTGTGCGCCATCCAGTGGGGCGGCATGTGGGGGATGCCCGCCACCCAAGCGGCGCTCGGCGACGACTTCGGCGTCTTCCCCTTCCCGAAGATCGGTTCCAGCGGCAAGCAGTCCGTCTACAACGGCGGCTGGTCGATGTTCGTCAACGCCAAGGGCGACAACGTCGAGGCGGCCAAGGAGTACGTGAAGTGGCTGTGGATCGACCAGAAGCAGTACCAGGAGGACTTCGCCACCTCCTACGGCTTCCACATTCCGCCGCGCGCCTCGATCGCCGCGCAGGCCACCAAGCTCAAGTCCGGTGCGGCCGCTGACGGCGTCAAGCTGTTCAACACCTACGGACACTTCGACAACATCGGCTGGACCCAGGCCATGATCACGGCGTTCAACGACGTCATCGCCAACACCGTCCGCAAGAACGGCGACCCGAAGTCCGCGCTCGACACGTGTGACACGAAGGTCAACCGCGAGCTCAAGAAGCTGTTCGGATAGGCCGGCGGACGGACTGCGACATGTCGACCACGACCGCCCGGGACCTCACGAGCCCCGCCCCGGCCAAGGCCTCCCAGGCCAGGCCGCGGCGGGGCCTGCGGGGCAACGCCACACTCAACTTCTGGCTCTTCACAGGCCCGTTCCTCATCGGCCTGGTGATCTTCGTCTTCGTGCCGATCGGCTGGAGCCTCTGGCTCAGCTTCTTCGACGCCCGGTTCACCGTCACGCCGAGCAACTTCATCGGTTTCGACAACTACAAGACGGTCCTTTCCGACCCCAACTTCACCGGTTCGCTGGTGACGTTCACCGTGTTCGCCGCGTTCATCGTCCCGACGACCTGGGCCCTCTCGCTGGGCCTGGCGCTGCTCGTGCACCGCCTCACGTTCATGCGGGCGTTCTTCCGGTCCGTGTTCTTCCTGCCGACCGCATGCAGCTACGTGGCCGCCTCGCTCATCTGGAAGATGTCCATCTTCAACGGTGTCCGCTTCGGTCTGGCCAACACCGTCCTCGGCTGGTTCGGTGTCGACCAAGTGGCCTGGCTCGCCGATCCCAGCCCGCCCTGGTACTGGCTGGTCATCGTGACGCTGCGCCTGTGGCTGCAGGCCGGTTTCTACATGATCCTGTTCCTGGCGGCGCTCCAGAACATCCCGTCGGAGCTGTACGAAGCCGCCGCCATCGACGGCGCCAAGCCGGGCTGGCAGACCTTCCGGTACATCACGCTGCCGCAGCTGCGGGCCACGTCCACCGCGGTGATCCTGCTGCTGCTCGTCGCGGCCTACCAGGCCTTCGACGAGTTCTTCAACCTGATGGGCAAGGCCACGTGGGGCCAGCCGCCCCTCGTGATCCTCTACAAGACGGCCATCGGCGTGAACCAGGACTACGGCCAGGGCAGCGCGGGCGCGGTCATCCTGACCCTGCTGATCTGCATCGTGACTCTGTTCCAGGGCAAAATCATGGGCTTCGGAAGGGGTGAGGAGTCCAAGTGACCACCAGCACACCTCCGGTCGACAGGCCGCGCCGTGCCAGGCGCGGGAGCGTCATCGGCAATGCCGGTCTCTACATCGCCGTCGGGATCGCCGCCCTGCTCTTCCTGCTCCCCTTCTATCTGATCGTCCGCAACTCCCTCATGCAGGACCCGGAGATCACCGGTGAGAACTGGAAGTGGTTCCCCAGCCACATCCAGTGGGGCAACATCACCGAGCCGTTCCACGACGCCAGCGTCGACTTCGGCCGCTCGCTGATCAATTCCGCGATCGTCGCCGTCCTGACGACGGCCGGCACCCTGCTGGTGTGCTCGCTGGCCGCCTACGGCCTGGCCCGCATCCCGTACAAGCACGCCAACAAGGTGTTCTACGCCGTCCTCGCCACCCTGATGGTCCCCACGGCCGTCACCTTCGTGCCGAGCTTCGTGCTGGTGTCGTCACTCGGCTGGGTGGACTCCTACCGCGGTCTCATCATCCCGGGCCTGTTCAGTGGTTTCACCTGTTTCCTGTTCCGGCAGTACTTCCTCGGGTTCCCCAAAGAGCTGGAGGAGGCGGCGCGCGTGGACGGGCTCGGCTACTGGGGTGCGTACTGGCGTGTCGTCGTACCGAACTCGCTGAACTTCTTCACGGCGATGGCCACGATCACCTTCATCAGCGGCTGGAACTCCTTCCTGTGGCCGCTGGTCATCGGCCAGGACCCCAGCTCCTGGACCGTCCAGGTCGCCCTGTCTTCGTACATGACCAATCAGACCGTCAATTACCACCTGATCTTCATGGCCACCGCCATCTCGATCCTGCCTTTGGTGTTCGTGTTCCTCTTCCTCCAGCGCTGGCTGGTGCAGGGGATCGCGCAGACCGGTATCAAGGGCTGAGCTAGGAGACCGATGTCTTTCCGCACCACCACAGAAACCGCCTACGTCGAGGACGTCTCCCCGGGCTCCGGCGCGCTGCCGCCCCGCGCCTGGTACGCGTCCTCCGACGCCCGGACCCTGTCCCTGAACGGCAGCTGGCGCTTCCGGCTGGCGCAGACGGCCGACGCCGAGGACGACTCCTTCGCCGCCGAGGGGTACGACGCCGGTGACTGGGCGGAGGTCTCGGTCCCCGGCCACTGGGTCCTCCAGGGCCACGGCTCCCCGATCTACACCAACCACCTCTACCCGTTCCCGGTCGACCCGCCGCATGTGCCGACCGAGAACCCGACCGGCGACCACCTGCGGGTCTTCGACCTGCCGGCCGACTGGCCGGACCTCGCCGAGGGCGACGCCAGCTTGCGCTTCGACGGGGTGGAGTCGTGCGCGCGGGTGTGGCTGAACGGCAC encodes:
- a CDS encoding cellulose-binding domain-containing protein — encoded protein: MPDLPTPQDPTEAALFSEGWDAVLSYADLCTAGSLTAHQLANEAFTLGVREVRAAESTHVRGARRRTARLPAIPALLTAVRDTAAGWEADGRGHKLDPDLRLWLNSGKAARFSGPPLERPIALRGLRDMQEADASLLWLAEVEALPLPVVARRLGLDPATVGDELDQVRTLFRDRCHRAHLDTPMDAQCRSYARLLDAVTRSPAADTPEDLSRHLATCVRCAEAAACLRLHGGGLPAALAGGVIGWGGLAYLERRRRAAEVRLGAGRPGADPDSGDPEEGGGRSRMLRGGLLAAAVLLSALALGVSMMPFGGSGDDAAAARDDRQPVADPSVARSAGRPGSPSATTAGTPSATPSATGTTAGPGGTKPDPEPQGSTSTAAPQPGDGSTSATACRVVYDLVNQWPGGFQAMVTVTTDRPLTDWNVSWAFHDGQQVGQMWDATVHQDGSRVTATAADYNKSVTAHGTLSFGFLASWRDANREPNGFTLNGVACAAG
- a CDS encoding radical SAM protein, giving the protein MGSRTALVEDLMERFPHVPREAVFKEDLLRGGVAFDPSALSDNESGEVKPKSYFIFSFDHGTLPELGEAALRRPPEEIILTGGPYDLRRTVVSVRVNPASPYRVAADDEGVLGLYLDGKRIADVGVPPMPEYYRHTLSNGKSVMEVAPTIQWGYLIYLTVFRVCQYFGAKEECQYCDINHNWRQHKAAGRPYTGVKDVEEVLEALEIIDRYDTQKASTAYTLTGGAITKTVAGRDEADFYGHYAKAIEERFPGRWIGKVVAQALPRADVQRFKDYGVQIYHPNFEVWDRRLFELYCPGKERYVGRDEWHRRILDSAEVFGARNVIPNFVAGVEMAEPFGFTTVDEAIASTTEGLRFFMSHGITPRFTTWCPEPTTPLGKANPQGAPLEYHIRLLQAYRQTMDDFGLSSPPGYGPPGPGRAVFSVSSFMDSLPAAEPEQEQAPAEV
- a CDS encoding pyridoxamine 5'-phosphate oxidase family protein, with the translated sequence MTQEPLPARLPVTDRTRHRRLREQGSLERAELEAVLDAGFVCHLGVVVEGRPVVVPTVYGRDERWLYLHGSVASRSLAGDTPVCVTVTHVDGLVLARSVFEHGVNYRSAMIHGTARKVTDAEEKLAGLRLLTEHSAPGQWSYARSPSRKELAATTLLALSLEEASVKIRTGAPEDGDGPDAALGLWAGVLPLTPVWGTPEPDPALPPGIAVPEHIARRAGTRHG
- a CDS encoding FAD-binding protein — protein: MTGTTETAGTVTNWARTITYQAREFHRPRTADALAALVAGSARIRVLGSGHSFNRIADPGPDGVLVSTVGLPPETEIDTAARTVRVSGGVRYAELAHAVHAHGLALPNMASLPHISVAGSVATGTHGSGVANGPLAAAVREVELIVADGSTVTIGRDDSRFAGAVTSLGALGVVTALTLDLEPAYEVEQRVFTELPLEGLDFAAVAAAGYSVSLFTDWREPGFRQVWVKRRTDQPAVSFPWAAPATEPMHPVPGMPATYCTEQLGVPGPWHERLPHFRAEFTPSNGEEIQSEYLLPRSAAVDALDAIDGIRSPVAGVLQTCEVRTIAADPQWLSPAHGRDSVALHFTWVRDEAAVLPVVRRLEAVLAPFDPRPHWGKVYEIPSTVVRGLYAHLADFRALARSLDPAGKFTNAFVQDLLDD
- a CDS encoding ROK family transcriptional regulator; translation: MKRTSRDIRTANRYEVLRQIIAESPTSRQELAAATGLSLATVATLVGELLDLRMITEVGFEDSAGGRPRGLVAVNASGGALIGVDIAETYVHVELFDLGLNVLARADEDMRPGESRPEQVVGQVAAAVGSVVAQAGVEAARVLGVGVSVPGQVDRDSGVAEYAPNWDWHDVPFLDLLAEHIAYPLYLDNPLRACAVAELWFGAARGRGDAVVVNLGTGVGAGLALGGGLHRGVSNSAGEWGHTTLVLDGRLCHCGNHGCVETYVGAPGIMQNLRELSPRSPLLHPEDQTATIEALAGALASGDPVALKVVRDTARYLGAGISDLINLLNPELVVLSSWVAARLGEPLLDEVRQAVARHTLRRPLAATEIVLSPIPTDPVSLGAATFALEGALQSVGQRQGAHKGPAKGPAKGPTKVAPKGTTQRTTTLARSRTAPPS
- a CDS encoding glycoside hydrolase, with amino-acid sequence MHVSHPRKRSLLLAASAALAAGAALLTSPPASATTAPAAEVSPHAAQTIDDIGASGAWWVNDLQHFDPKVQAKVARLLFSEQGLDLSSYRYNIGGGGTAVTTPARAAEDFLKPDGSYDWSKDKGGRTFLKYAAQYGVKDLIGFVNSAPARWTTNGKSCGGQLKPENETDFAKYVADVTGHFARQGVRLDYISPFNEPDNSFADCGQEGMPVPVDQRDDIVRALGAEQRARHQKTSIIADESSKTTQFTSEVPQWIAQPGTASYVAKLAHHTYNNPDDGQLGNVYETSKSVGKTSWATEICCFGKGTTGWNQEYDPTIDNALLMSRIIYKDFASSHDSAFQWWVALASGYGTSPTAKNDQGWNDGLIYYDPDYATNGNQTLYFTKRYYALGQYSKFVRPGSVAHNVTGAPAGVEVSSYDRNGRWVVVVNNHNTSDTPLNLHFNSKTPVRATQAVRTSADEDWAKVAKPSVSGGTVSTTLAARSITTYVFDQTGHGSSAITGALAGKQSGKCLTAGASGAAIASCTGAADQSWSYDAQGTLKGAGGYLTAGSSGLTASATATGDGTQRWLLNGNGQIVNEASGKCLDVSGQATADGSEVILYSCNGGANEAWARQ
- a CDS encoding ABC transporter substrate-binding protein, which codes for MSAQSNTSWNRRSILRAAAGLAVAAPLAACGSNNGRGGGSGSGKQLVQYFHAYGEAGVEQAVKRYAKAYTKANVSTQWITGSNFENKLFPALLTKQAPDVFEFHPQIQLIKSGQVADLTDIIDPVKDDFNPADIKSHTVDGKIYGVRMIDDPQFFFYRKSMLEKANVAVPTTLDELIEAAAKLTTSKVKGLFLGNDLTAIQNNLIWSAGADTLDEKNQIAYHTDGVIEGLTKLRKLFTSGNLLLDAPADFWDPSALNQGLCAIQWGGMWGMPATQAALGDDFGVFPFPKIGSSGKQSVYNGGWSMFVNAKGDNVEAAKEYVKWLWIDQKQYQEDFATSYGFHIPPRASIAAQATKLKSGAAADGVKLFNTYGHFDNIGWTQAMITAFNDVIANTVRKNGDPKSALDTCDTKVNRELKKLFG